In Alphaproteobacteria bacterium, one genomic interval encodes:
- a CDS encoding SPOR domain-containing protein — translation MIAALAMHVAPARSLAHDQTMAWRQILPATPLLTGAPAGPHAVLDDGAPPQVAVRVTPEAWIVVASFQEPERANRAQARFMPLLGGLPLSVIPAEVSGQTWHRLSVGPLTPAVATASLARLRQQVAPDAWLILRCPGGAPPPCALVLSAW, via the coding sequence ATGATCGCGGCCCTTGCCATGCATGTGGCCCCGGCGCGGAGCCTGGCCCATGACCAGACCATGGCCTGGCGCCAGATTCTGCCCGCCACGCCGCTATTGACCGGCGCGCCGGCCGGCCCCCATGCGGTGCTTGATGATGGTGCGCCGCCACAGGTCGCCGTGCGCGTCACGCCTGAGGCCTGGATCGTCGTCGCCAGTTTTCAGGAGCCGGAGCGCGCCAATCGCGCGCAGGCCCGCTTCATGCCCCTTCTGGGTGGTCTGCCGCTGTCGGTGATTCCGGCGGAGGTGTCCGGCCAGACCTGGCACCGCCTGTCGGTGGGGCCACTGACCCCGGCCGTGGCGACCGCCAGTCTGGCCCGGCTGCGGCAGCAGGTGGCGCCGGATGCCTGGCTGATTTTGCGCTGTCCTGGCGGCGCGCCGCCGCCCTGCGCCCTGGTGCTTTCCGCCTGGTAG
- the aspS gene encoding aspartate--tRNA ligase — translation MHPYRTHTCGALRLSHAGETVRLSGWIHRKRDHGQLLFVDLRDNSGIAQCVIDNENPLFTEVEAQRLETVITVTGTVVKRNAETVNADLPTGEVELRIQSLSILSVADPLPLQVNSDTDYGEETRLRYRYLDLRREKMQRHMHLRSDVISSIRRRMIDSGFTEFQTPILSATSPEGARDYLVPSRRHPGRFYALPQAPQMFKQLLMVAGFDRYFQIAPCFRDEDSRADRSPGEFYQLDFEMSFVTQDDVFAAIEPVIHGVFEEFAAFGRTTPRAVTPAPFPRIAYDDAMLLYGSDKPDLRNPLLIRDVTHAFAGSGFGLFARAVAAGSIVRAIPAPGAGGRPRSFFDKLNDWAREEGAGGLGYITFADGAGQGPIARNLEPARIEAIRQALDLADGDAVFFACDGPAAAARLAGLARTRLATELALGEKDAFRFCWIVDYPMYERDETSGRIEFSHNPFSMPQGGLEALETQSPLEVKAYQYDIVCNGVELSSGAIRNHRPDIMLKAFAIAGYDAAEVEARFGGMLSALRYGAPPHGGSAPGIDRIVMMLADEPNLREIVAFPLNQQAEDVMMGAPAPIDAARQRELHIRVVEPPRPVAPAVSGPASSDEPA, via the coding sequence ATGCATCCATACCGAACTCATACCTGCGGCGCGCTCCGGCTGTCACATGCCGGTGAGACGGTTCGCCTGTCCGGCTGGATTCACCGCAAGCGCGACCATGGTCAGTTGCTGTTTGTGGACCTCCGCGACAATTCCGGCATCGCCCAGTGCGTGATCGATAATGAAAACCCTCTCTTCACTGAGGTGGAGGCGCAGCGGCTGGAAACCGTCATCACGGTGACCGGGACCGTCGTCAAACGAAACGCCGAGACGGTCAATGCGGATCTGCCCACCGGCGAGGTGGAGCTGCGTATCCAATCGCTTTCCATTCTGTCGGTGGCCGACCCCTTGCCGCTTCAGGTCAACAGTGACACCGACTATGGCGAGGAAACCCGTCTGCGCTATCGCTACCTCGATCTTCGCCGTGAGAAGATGCAGCGCCACATGCATCTGCGCAGTGATGTGATTTCGTCCATCCGTCGCCGTATGATCGACTCCGGCTTTACAGAGTTTCAGACGCCGATCCTGTCCGCCACCTCGCCGGAAGGCGCGCGCGACTATCTGGTGCCCAGTCGTCGTCACCCCGGGCGCTTCTATGCCCTGCCGCAGGCGCCGCAGATGTTCAAGCAGTTGCTGATGGTTGCCGGCTTTGATCGCTATTTCCAGATTGCCCCGTGCTTCCGCGATGAAGACAGCCGCGCCGACCGGTCACCGGGAGAGTTCTACCAACTGGATTTCGAGATGAGCTTCGTCACCCAGGACGATGTCTTCGCGGCCATCGAGCCCGTTATCCATGGGGTGTTTGAGGAGTTTGCCGCCTTTGGCCGGACGACCCCGCGCGCGGTCACACCGGCGCCATTTCCGCGAATCGCTTATGACGACGCCATGCTGCTCTACGGCAGCGACAAGCCGGACCTGCGCAATCCGCTGCTTATCCGCGATGTGACCCATGCCTTTGCCGGGTCCGGCTTCGGTCTGTTCGCGCGCGCGGTTGCCGCCGGTTCGATAGTGCGCGCCATACCTGCGCCCGGCGCCGGTGGCCGGCCGCGCAGTTTTTTCGACAAGCTGAACGACTGGGCGCGCGAGGAAGGGGCCGGTGGCCTCGGCTATATCACCTTTGCCGACGGCGCGGGGCAGGGGCCCATCGCCCGCAATCTGGAGCCGGCGCGGATTGAGGCTATCCGCCAGGCGCTTGATCTCGCGGATGGCGATGCGGTGTTCTTTGCCTGCGACGGGCCGGCGGCCGCGGCCCGGCTGGCCGGTCTCGCCCGCACCCGCCTGGCGACGGAGCTTGCCCTCGGCGAGAAGGACGCATTCCGCTTTTGCTGGATCGTTGACTATCCGATGTATGAGCGGGACGAGACCAGTGGCCGTATTGAGTTCAGCCACAATCCCTTTTCCATGCCCCAGGGCGGGCTGGAGGCGCTGGAGACCCAGTCGCCGCTGGAGGTCAAGGCCTATCAGTACGACATCGTCTGCAACGGTGTGGAACTGTCGTCAGGCGCCATCCGTAATCACCGCCCGGACATCATGCTCAAGGCCTTTGCTATTGCCGGCTATGATGCGGCGGAGGTGGAGGCGCGGTTCGGCGGGATGTTGTCGGCCCTGCGCTATGGCGCGCCGCCCCATGGCGGCTCGGCCCCGGGTATAGACCGCATTGTGATGATGCTGGCCGACGAGCCGAACTTGCGGGAGATCGTGGCGTTTCCGCTCAACCAGCAGGCCGAGGACGTGATGATGGGGGCGCCGGCGCCGATTGATGCGGCGCGCCAGCGTGAGCTGCACATCCGGGTGGTGGAGCCGCCGCGGCCCGTCGCGCCGGCAGTTTCCGGCCCCGCTTCTTCTGACGAGCCCGCCTAG
- a CDS encoding M23 family metallopeptidase codes for MADEPRFIVPVDCDMGLVCAIQQHVDRDPGQGIADFAGGRLTYDGHDGTDFRVRDRVDMARGVPVVAAAAGTVLRVRDGEADIEGRARDAAIAADRMAGNGVVIDHGDGWETQYSHLRQDSIAVIPGQRVAAGDVLGLVGQSGFADFPHVHFAVRHNGQAIDPFGQDQQSDLWDDSADAVLGYRGGGILNLGFTPNPPRMEGVERGVYSTTELPSTIDAIIVWTALFGVRVGDRIDLVLSDPDGGVVVSQAITVERDRASQLYFAGRRKPDGDWQPGLYLLTVRFDRPAGVMPARQEERSARLVVTP; via the coding sequence ATGGCCGACGAGCCACGGTTCATTGTCCCGGTGGACTGTGACATGGGCCTGGTTTGCGCCATCCAGCAGCATGTGGACCGCGACCCCGGCCAGGGCATCGCCGACTTCGCCGGTGGCCGGCTGACCTATGACGGACATGACGGCACCGATTTCCGGGTGCGTGACCGGGTCGATATGGCACGCGGCGTCCCGGTGGTGGCCGCCGCCGCCGGCACGGTCCTGCGGGTACGCGATGGCGAGGCGGATATCGAAGGGCGCGCCCGCGATGCGGCAATCGCCGCCGACCGCATGGCCGGCAACGGGGTGGTGATCGATCACGGGGACGGCTGGGAAACGCAATACTCCCACCTGCGTCAGGACAGTATCGCCGTGATCCCCGGCCAACGGGTCGCCGCCGGCGATGTTCTGGGCCTGGTCGGCCAGTCGGGATTCGCTGATTTTCCCCATGTCCATTTCGCGGTCCGCCACAACGGCCAGGCCATCGACCCCTTCGGGCAAGACCAGCAGAGCGATCTGTGGGACGACAGCGCCGACGCTGTCCTCGGCTATCGCGGCGGCGGCATCCTCAACCTCGGCTTTACACCCAACCCGCCGCGCATGGAGGGCGTGGAACGCGGCGTCTACAGCACCACGGAATTGCCTTCGACGATTGACGCGATCATCGTCTGGACGGCACTGTTCGGTGTTCGTGTGGGCGACCGGATCGACCTGGTGCTGAGCGATCCGGACGGCGGCGTGGTGGTGAGCCAGGCGATCACCGTGGAGCGTGACCGGGCCAGCCAGTTGTACTTTGCCGGCCGCCGCAAACCGGATGGCGACTGGCAGCCCGGGCTTTACCTGCTGACCGTCAGGTTCGACCGGCCGGCGGGTGTCATGCCGGCACGCCAGGAAGAGCGCTCCGCCAGACTGGTGGTCACCCCGTGA
- a CDS encoding D-glycerate dehydrogenase yields MAEKPVVFVTRRLPEAVEARLQRDFAPRLNPDDVQPSAEQTIAGCAGAAALLPCPTDKLTPELIAGLPDSIKIIATFSVGYDHINLPAAKERGIIVTNTPGVLTDATADIAMLLMLGAARRAGEGEHLMRTRSWAGWAPTHMMGQHVSGKAVGIVGMGRIGQAFADRCRAFGMTIHYHSRSPKAEEDAKGAHYHGDLEEMLGQVDVLSLHCPSTAETRKLLNAERLAKLPPHAIVVNTARGDVVDDDALVQALKDGVIAGAGLDVYTGEPKVHAGYADLANTFLLPHLGSATIETRNAMGFKALDNLDDYFAGRPPRDRLV; encoded by the coding sequence ATGGCGGAAAAACCGGTCGTTTTTGTCACCCGGCGGCTGCCGGAGGCCGTTGAAGCACGGCTGCAACGGGACTTCGCGCCGCGCCTCAACCCTGATGATGTTCAACCGAGCGCCGAGCAGACCATCGCCGGCTGCGCCGGTGCGGCGGCACTGCTGCCCTGCCCCACCGACAAGCTGACGCCCGAGCTGATTGCCGGCCTGCCCGACTCGATCAAGATCATCGCCACGTTTTCCGTGGGCTATGACCACATCAATTTGCCCGCCGCCAAGGAACGGGGCATCATCGTCACCAACACACCGGGCGTCCTGACCGATGCCACAGCCGACATCGCCATGTTGCTGATGCTGGGCGCGGCACGGCGGGCCGGCGAAGGCGAGCATCTGATGCGCACCAGAAGCTGGGCGGGATGGGCGCCGACCCACATGATGGGCCAGCACGTCAGCGGCAAGGCGGTAGGCATTGTCGGCATGGGCCGGATCGGTCAGGCCTTCGCCGACCGTTGCCGCGCCTTCGGCATGACGATTCACTACCACAGCCGCTCGCCCAAGGCCGAAGAGGACGCCAAGGGCGCCCACTATCACGGCGACCTGGAAGAGATGCTGGGACAGGTGGACGTGCTGTCCCTGCATTGTCCGTCAACGGCGGAAACCCGCAAGCTGCTGAACGCCGAACGGTTGGCCAAGCTGCCGCCTCACGCCATTGTGGTGAATACCGCGCGTGGCGATGTGGTTGATGACGATGCGCTGGTCCAGGCGCTGAAAGACGGCGTCATCGCCGGCGCCGGTCTCGACGTCTATACCGGCGAGCCAAAAGTGCATGCTGGTTATGCGGATCTGGCCAACACTTTCCTTCTGCCGCACCTGGGCAGCGCCACGATTGAGACGCGCAACGCCATGGGGTTCAAGGCGCTGGACAATCTGGATGATTATTTCGCCGGGCGGCCGCCACGCGACCGGCTGGTCTGA
- the rnd gene encoding ribonuclease D, with protein MPDFPLPITTTDDLDAFCRSVADEEFITVDTEFIRERTYWPRLCLIQVGGPQAAVAIDPLADGLELEPLFSLMRKPDMTKVFHAGRQDLEIFFHLMGTLPAPVFDSQIAAMVCGFGDSVAYDTLATRLDNARIDKSMRFTDWALRPLSDRQLDYALADVTHLRPIYETLRDQLAKTGRAEWVAEEDAKLTHPATYEFDPDKAWQRLKVRRPTPEILAVLREVAAVREREAQNRDVPRNRILRDEALVEIAQSRPADARALDRIRAVPNGFGRSKLGEALLDAVVRGLAVPADERPRPPPPRGRDGAPGEVVELLKVLLRLLCEAEGVAQRLVASSDDLERIAAEGAAADVPAMGGWRRHLFGDKALALANGDVALAIGRQGLRLLELDGDDLQDTTPTARNVRPARRRKKGGGRTAAETESAADDALVGKG; from the coding sequence ATGCCTGATTTTCCCCTGCCCATCACCACCACCGACGACCTTGATGCCTTCTGTCGCAGCGTAGCCGACGAGGAGTTCATCACGGTTGATACGGAGTTCATCCGCGAGCGCACCTACTGGCCACGTCTGTGCCTGATTCAGGTGGGCGGGCCGCAGGCGGCGGTGGCCATAGACCCGCTGGCCGACGGCCTGGAGCTGGAGCCGTTGTTCAGTCTGATGCGCAAGCCGGACATGACCAAGGTGTTTCACGCCGGTCGCCAGGACCTGGAAATATTCTTTCACCTGATGGGGACGTTGCCGGCGCCGGTCTTTGACAGCCAGATCGCCGCCATGGTCTGCGGCTTCGGCGACTCCGTCGCCTATGACACGCTGGCGACCCGTTTGGACAATGCCCGCATCGACAAGTCCATGCGCTTCACCGACTGGGCGCTGCGCCCGCTGAGCGACCGTCAGCTCGACTACGCCCTGGCCGACGTCACCCACCTGCGGCCGATCTATGAGACGCTGCGCGATCAGTTGGCGAAGACCGGCCGGGCCGAGTGGGTTGCCGAGGAAGACGCCAAGCTGACCCACCCAGCCACCTATGAGTTCGATCCGGACAAGGCCTGGCAACGCCTGAAAGTGCGCCGGCCGACGCCTGAAATCCTGGCGGTTCTGCGCGAGGTGGCGGCGGTGCGCGAGCGCGAGGCACAGAATCGCGACGTGCCGCGCAACCGTATCCTGCGCGATGAGGCACTGGTGGAGATCGCCCAGAGCCGCCCGGCCGACGCCAGGGCGCTGGACCGCATCCGCGCCGTGCCCAACGGGTTCGGCCGCTCAAAACTGGGCGAGGCTCTGCTTGACGCGGTGGTGCGCGGCCTGGCGGTACCGGCGGACGAACGGCCCAGGCCACCACCGCCGCGCGGACGCGACGGCGCGCCGGGTGAGGTGGTGGAGCTGCTCAAGGTCCTGCTGCGCCTGCTGTGCGAGGCCGAAGGTGTGGCCCAGCGCCTGGTGGCATCGAGCGACGACCTGGAGCGGATTGCCGCCGAGGGGGCGGCGGCAGATGTGCCGGCCATGGGCGGTTGGCGGCGTCATCTGTTTGGCGACAAGGCCCTGGCCCTGGCCAACGGCGACGTGGCTTTAGCCATCGGCCGCCAGGGACTGCGCCTGCTGGAGTTGGACGGCGACGACTTGCAGGACACCACGCCAACAGCGCGCAACGTGCGGCCGGCGCGACGCCGCAAGAAGGGCGGCGGGCGGACAGCGGCAGAAACGGAAAGCGCTGCCGACGACGCCCTGGTGGGTAAGGGCTGA